The genomic region ACCCCGACGCCAGCGCGCCGCTGACGCAGTCGATCAACGACGCCCGCGCGCTGTCCTCGTCGCTGCGCAAGAACGGTTTTGACGTCGACATGGTGGAAGACGCGACCAAGGACGACATGGTCCGCGCCGTCAATCGCCTGAAGTCCCGGATCAAGCCCGACACCGTCGTCATGCTGTTCTTCGGCGGCTACGGCGTGCAGGCCGGCCGCGAGAGCTACATGCTGCCGGTCGATGCCGTGATCTGGAAGGAAAGCGATGTCCGCCGTCACGGCGTCTCCATCGAGGGCGTGCTCGACATGATGAAGGAGCAGGGCGCCAAGGCCAAGCTCGTCGTGGTCGACGCCTCCCGCCGCAATCCCTATGAGCGCCGCTTCCGCTCCTACAGCCACGGCCTCGCGCCGATCAGCGCGACGGACAATGCGCTGATCCTCTCCTCGGCTTCGCCGGGCAAGGTCGTCGACGACGGCAAGGGCGAGCACAGCGTGCTGGTCAGCGAGTTCCTCAACAACCTCAATACGCAGGGCAGCGCCGAGAGCGTCTTCAACAAGACCCGCCTTGCCATCTCCCGCGCCAGCGAAGGCGACCAGGTCCCGACCGTCTCCTCCTCGCTGCTCGAGGACGTCCATTTCGGCGAAGCCGGCGGCTAGTTTTTCTTAGGTTCTGCGAAGTCTCGTGCCCCGGACGCGGCGCATCATGCAATGATGCGACGCAGAGCCGGGGCTTAGTTTTTAAGCTTATCGCTTGGACGAGAGATGGGTCCGGCTCTGCGCGGCAGGTCACACGCTGCGGCGCGTCCGGGACACGAGCAATCCTACTTCGCCGCTTCCGTGGCCATCACCGTGCGCACCGGATCTCCTTCGCGCAGCAGCGCGCCGGCGCGGGCGACGACGATATCGCCCTCGTTGAGGCCGTCGCGAATCTCGATATTGCCGCCCGACATCAGTCCGACCTCGACGCGCTTGGTCTCGACGCGGTTGCGGCGGATCACCTGCACGACGGTGCCGGCGGAGGAATACTGCACCGAGGTCAGCGGCACCGCGACGTTGCAGCTCTGGCCCGACTTGATCAGTGCGCGCCCGCTCGCATTCAGCAACAGCCGCTTCTGCGAGGAGATGCCGATATAGACCATGCCCTGCTGGATGTTCGGCTCGACCGTCGGGCCGATGCGGCGCACCTTGCCGTCGATATCGCCGGCGCCGGCGATGCGCACGGTCGCCACCTGGTTGACCGCGAGCTTGCGCATATCGCTGGTCGCGACGAGGGCGACGAGATCGTACTCGCTGCGCGCCACGATCGTGAACAGCGCCTCGCCCTTGGCGGAGGCGAGGTTGCCGATCTGCGCGGTCGACGTCGCGATCACGCCTGCCACGGGGGCGGTGACCTGAAGCGTGCCGCCCTCGGGCAGTGCCAGCCGCGCCAGCACCCGGCCTGCGGTGGTGGTGTCGCCGGCTTCCGCCAGCACCTCTGTCACCTTCAGGCCGGGCCGCTCCGGCCGCACCGAGCTTGCCTCGCGCGCGATGATGGTGCCGGTGCCCTCGACGATGTCGGAGAAACAGGATTTTGCGACCTTCAGCACCGTGACCGCCGGCCCCTTGGGCGCGTCGTCATCGGCGGCGGCAGCGGGCTGGGCCGACAGCAACAGCAGTCCGGCGAGCGCAACGAGATGTCTGGAAACAGAACGCGCAGGCAATGATCGCATGGGTCATTCCGGTTGGGGCCTTGACGGCCTCATCGTTAGCAGAAGCGATCGCTGCGAGCCAAGGGCACGTCAGGGCCGGCCGGATGAGAATGCCGCAGCAGCACGGGCGGCGCGATGCCGCCCGTTGAATTAGTCGCCGCACAAGCAAAGAGGTTCGTCGGCCGCCCAACAAACGCGTCATGCCCGGGCTTGTCCGGGCATCCACGTTCTTTGTGCCGCGTAGCTAGGCGTGGATGGCCGGGACAAGCCCGGCCATGACGACGAGGAGGTACCAGCGCCCGCTCACGGCAGGCTCAAAAACTCCACCCAGTTCGGCTTCTTGCCGGTGGCGTAGGATTTCAGCTTGGTCAGCACCCCGCTGCTCTGGTCGATGGCATAGACCGTCATGCTGTCGGAGAGCTCGCCCACGGCGGCAAGGTAGCGCCCGCCGGGATCGATATGGAAGCCGCGTGGCTGCTTCTCGGTCGGCACGCTGCCGATGGTGGTCAGCTTGCCGGTGGTTGCATCGACCTTGTAGGCGGTGAGCGTGCTGGTGGTGCGCTCGGAGGCGTAGAGGAAACGGCCGTCGGGGGTGATTTGGATGTCGGCTGCCCAGGGCTTTCCGGTAAATCCTTCGGGCAGCGCGCTGGTGCGCTGGATCTCGTCCCATGCGCCGCCCTTGGCCTCATAGGCGAACGCCGCGACGTCGCCGTTTAGCTCGTGCAGGAGATAGACGAACTTGCCGTTGGGGTGGAACACGAAATGCCGGGGTCCCGATTTCTCCGGCACCTTGTGGGCCGGCGGATCGCTCGGCGTGAGCGTGCCGGTCGTGGCATCGAACGTGAAGGCCAGGATCTGGTCGGAGCCGAGATTGGTCGCGAACGCGAAGCGGTTGTCGGGCGAGGGCAGGAAGGCGTGCGCGTTCAGCCCGGTCGGGATCACCTGCTTCGGTTCGCCTGCGACGCCGTTGGCGAGCAGCGGATTCAGCGCGACCTTGTTGCCGCCATAGGAGGCGCTGAACAGGAATTTGCCGCCGCGGTCGATGGCGATGTAGGCCATGCTGTCGGCGAGCGGGCCGTTGCCGAGATGGCTGAGCTGGCCGGTCTTCGGATCGATCGCAAAGCTCACCGCGAGAAACGGCTGCGAGCGGACACCGGCGATCAGCACGCGATGGTCGGGCGTGATCGCGAGCGGCGTCGAGGAGCCGGGCTTTTCGACGCCGGTGAAGCCGGCCGTCTGCACGGGCGTCATCTCGCCGCTCTCGGCCATCTTGAACACGCTGATGTCGTTACTGTCGGCATTGCCGACATAGGCGAACGTCTCGGCCATGCCGGCGCGGACTCCAGAAATGAGAGTGAGGAAAGCAAGCGTGGTGGCGATCGCGGCGCGGGGTACGCCGGATCTGATGCGTCGGGTCGATCTCAACATGGGGTCCTCCTGGATGCCGATGCGGCATTTGTCGTTTTGCCGGCGAGGATAGCGGCAGCCGCCCCGCCGCGCCAAACTCCAATGGGGATCGATCGATGCCGAAATGGTATCGGTGGAGGTCTACCGTATCGCCGCTGTGCGCGAGGGCAGATGGAGCCCGGGCCGGGTGTGGGGCGGCCCGAGCACGGTCCACACGGTGACCGCGAGCAGCGCGCAGGTCAGGATCGTCCAGGCGACGAGTCGTTTCCGCATCAGGCCGAATCCGTCAGTCATATGAAGAGAATGCTCCCGGGGAGCGGGCTTGGCGATCGTGCACTGCAAATCCGCGGCGATCCTATGAACTCGTTCACAGGCGAACCGAACCAATGCCGCGCGAGCGCATTGAACCGGCATGCCCCGTGAAAACGATCTCGAAGGTAAGCCCG from Bradyrhizobium lupini harbors:
- a CDS encoding caspase family protein, with amino-acid sequence MNVTQLDISRRTIAVAAALIGTVSLVIGAHAALNMRALDAAKAVSTDQVTGSIGQASRLALVIGNGHYPDASAPLTQSINDARALSSSLRKNGFDVDMVEDATKDDMVRAVNRLKSRIKPDTVVMLFFGGYGVQAGRESYMLPVDAVIWKESDVRRHGVSIEGVLDMMKEQGAKAKLVVVDASRRNPYERRFRSYSHGLAPISATDNALILSSASPGKVVDDGKGEHSVLVSEFLNNLNTQGSAESVFNKTRLAISRASEGDQVPTVSSSLLEDVHFGEAGG
- a CDS encoding efflux RND transporter periplasmic adaptor subunit, coding for MRSLPARSVSRHLVALAGLLLLSAQPAAAADDDAPKGPAVTVLKVAKSCFSDIVEGTGTIIAREASSVRPERPGLKVTEVLAEAGDTTTAGRVLARLALPEGGTLQVTAPVAGVIATSTAQIGNLASAKGEALFTIVARSEYDLVALVATSDMRKLAVNQVATVRIAGAGDIDGKVRRIGPTVEPNIQQGMVYIGISSQKRLLLNASGRALIKSGQSCNVAVPLTSVQYSSAGTVVQVIRRNRVETKRVEVGLMSGGNIEIRDGLNEGDIVVARAGALLREGDPVRTVMATEAAK
- a CDS encoding lactonase family protein, translating into MLRSTRRIRSGVPRAAIATTLAFLTLISGVRAGMAETFAYVGNADSNDISVFKMAESGEMTPVQTAGFTGVEKPGSSTPLAITPDHRVLIAGVRSQPFLAVSFAIDPKTGQLSHLGNGPLADSMAYIAIDRGGKFLFSASYGGNKVALNPLLANGVAGEPKQVIPTGLNAHAFLPSPDNRFAFATNLGSDQILAFTFDATTGTLTPSDPPAHKVPEKSGPRHFVFHPNGKFVYLLHELNGDVAAFAYEAKGGAWDEIQRTSALPEGFTGKPWAADIQITPDGRFLYASERTTSTLTAYKVDATTGKLTTIGSVPTEKQPRGFHIDPGGRYLAAVGELSDSMTVYAIDQSSGVLTKLKSYATGKKPNWVEFLSLP